Proteins from a single region of Paenibacillus sp. BIHB 4019:
- a CDS encoding DUF3502 domain-containing protein, with product MVKKRVWSALLLAALLLVTACGTGSNNGNESASPATGTNNEGAGSGLKPAKLKIVLYGDESNRMKELSKAEFKDLIKKEINADIEFQFLPWTEYGGGKTDLMLSTGEDFATYTDTNYMVKSVAKGLYTDLTPFMEQAAGDLMKSIDGNSFTAFQLDGKQYAVPVGNKPNSGEFYSVLARQDLLEEVGMTSLSSLAELEQFYDKVHAKHPELIGFASTDARRLLMYEYTDKNLFWQNDMLAIDESSKDDKVISWFESEEFKAYAAIMKGWYQKGIIPKYAATNLPQLQSDWNSGKAMFWAGTAARPFEGAASITQAVPTAKLANYFLSKDQPKISRGTYSTAWFVSANAADPERYVMFFNLLQKNQELYDLFAYGIKDKDYTLDENGRLTRTTTDSLIPDWLLMNKNFMRFDNTVPEDFIAQYKAWDDDAIISKGAGFNFDNTPVKNEETKINGVFSELLSPIASGFLDYDTYFPKALEKLKAAGFDKYMAEYQKQFSAWYAAKP from the coding sequence ATGGTAAAGAAACGCGTATGGTCAGCTCTGCTCTTGGCAGCGCTGCTGCTTGTCACCGCCTGCGGCACGGGAAGCAATAACGGGAATGAATCTGCATCGCCTGCTACTGGCACAAATAATGAAGGCGCTGGCAGCGGGCTTAAGCCGGCCAAGCTCAAAATCGTCCTTTACGGCGACGAGTCGAACCGCATGAAGGAGCTTTCCAAAGCAGAATTTAAGGACCTGATCAAAAAAGAAATCAACGCCGACATTGAATTTCAGTTTCTGCCATGGACAGAATACGGCGGCGGCAAAACCGATTTGATGCTGTCTACCGGCGAGGATTTTGCAACCTATACGGATACGAATTATATGGTCAAGTCCGTAGCGAAAGGGCTGTATACCGATTTGACGCCATTTATGGAGCAAGCGGCGGGCGATTTGATGAAATCGATTGATGGCAATTCCTTTACGGCCTTCCAGCTTGACGGCAAGCAGTATGCGGTTCCGGTAGGCAATAAGCCAAACTCGGGGGAGTTCTACAGCGTGCTGGCGCGCCAGGATTTGCTGGAGGAGGTTGGAATGACCAGCCTTTCATCATTGGCGGAGCTGGAGCAATTTTATGACAAAGTCCATGCAAAGCATCCTGAGCTGATTGGCTTTGCAAGCACGGACGCCCGCAGATTGCTGATGTACGAATACACGGACAAAAATTTGTTCTGGCAAAATGATATGCTCGCTATTGATGAATCATCCAAGGATGACAAAGTGATCAGCTGGTTTGAGAGCGAGGAGTTCAAAGCGTATGCCGCGATAATGAAGGGCTGGTACCAGAAGGGCATTATTCCTAAATATGCAGCGACTAATCTGCCTCAATTGCAATCCGATTGGAACTCCGGCAAGGCGATGTTCTGGGCTGGAACGGCAGCGCGTCCGTTTGAAGGCGCGGCTTCGATAACGCAGGCTGTTCCGACAGCGAAGCTTGCCAACTATTTCTTGAGCAAGGATCAGCCAAAGATTAGCCGTGGCACGTATAGCACCGCATGGTTTGTATCGGCTAATGCGGCTGATCCTGAACGTTATGTGATGTTCTTCAATTTGCTTCAGAAAAATCAGGAGCTGTACGATTTGTTCGCGTATGGCATCAAGGATAAGGACTACACGCTTGATGAGAACGGCAGACTGACACGCACCACAACTGATTCGCTTATACCGGATTGGCTGCTGATGAATAAAAACTTTATGCGCTTCGACAATACGGTTCCGGAAGATTTTATTGCCCAGTATAAAGCATGGGACGATGATGCTATTATTTCGAAGGGTGCAGGCTTCAACTTTGATAATACGCCAGTCAAAAACGAGGAAACCAAAATCAATGGCGTATTCTCGGAGCTGTTGTCGCCAATTGCCAGCGGCTTCCTGGACTACGATACGTATTTCCCGAAAGCCTTGGAGAAGCTGAAAGCCGCAGGCTTTGACAAATACATGGCGGAATACCAGAAGCAATTTTCCGCATGGTACGCTGCCAAGCCGTAA